The following are from one region of the Magnetococcus sp. PR-3 genome:
- a CDS encoding cytochrome b, with translation MFHQAHNGYTRFARLLHWLMALLLVSMLALGWYMTGLSYYDPDYRWTVALHKSAGAVFFLLALLRMIYRLRSAPIPPHKHHARWEQRLAHGVHLGFYGLFFLLPITGYLISTADGHPVVLFETLKIPALMTLPGQADVAGWLHNGLGVLLVVWVALHVGGALKHHFIDKDTTLWRMLWHRKVTDKS, from the coding sequence ATGTTCCATCAAGCCCACAACGGCTATACCCGTTTTGCACGCCTTCTACATTGGCTTATGGCACTGCTATTGGTGAGCATGTTGGCCTTAGGTTGGTATATGACGGGGTTGTCCTATTATGACCCTGACTATCGCTGGACGGTCGCCCTTCATAAAAGTGCCGGTGCGGTGTTCTTTCTGCTTGCCTTGCTACGCATGATTTACCGTCTGCGTTCAGCCCCGATCCCCCCTCATAAACACCATGCTCGTTGGGAACAGCGCTTAGCGCATGGGGTCCACTTGGGCTTCTATGGCTTGTTTTTTTTATTGCCGATCACAGGGTATCTCATCTCTACAGCGGATGGTCACCCTGTGGTGTTGTTTGAAACCCTAAAAATACCCGCGCTCATGACGCTACCCGGCCAAGCAGATGTCGCAGGGTGGTTGCATAACGGTTTGGGTGTGCTCCTGGTTGTGTGGGTTGCTCTGCATGTTGGGGGGGCTTTAAAGCACCACTTTATCGATAAGGATACGACACTTTGGCGGATGTTGTGGCATCGTAAAGTGACGGATAAATCTTAA
- a CDS encoding LysR family transcriptional regulator, which translates to MDQIQCMRAFVQVADLQGFSRAARKLGLTPGAVSKHISALEAHLGVKLFHRTTRQLNLSHEGELYLLHSRQLLADLEEADHTVGQKKGEIAGMLRIAAPLSFSQHHLTAAVGDYLQLHPNMEIELELNERYIDLIAEGFDLAIRIGQLEDTSLMVRKLAPLKLGFYAAPSYLATHQAPEEPSDLSHHHCLLYTAVNRAPIGVWHLKDAQGTTHRIKVKGRLKANNGDILRQAACQGLGIVALPSFMLGDDVKQGRLKPILPHYHFSQGGIHAVFPPNRNMTRRVRSFIDFLHQRWRQNRPWD; encoded by the coding sequence ATGGATCAAATTCAATGTATGCGCGCCTTTGTCCAGGTCGCTGATCTACAAGGTTTTAGCCGTGCAGCCCGCAAACTGGGGTTAACCCCAGGGGCTGTAAGCAAACATATCTCTGCATTAGAAGCACATTTAGGGGTCAAACTGTTCCATCGCACCACCCGCCAGCTTAACTTAAGCCATGAGGGCGAGCTCTACCTCCTGCACAGCCGGCAACTCCTCGCAGATTTAGAAGAAGCTGATCATACCGTTGGCCAAAAAAAAGGGGAAATAGCAGGGATGCTGCGTATTGCAGCACCACTCTCCTTTAGCCAGCATCATTTAACAGCAGCGGTTGGTGACTACTTACAGCTCCACCCCAATATGGAGATTGAATTGGAGCTGAACGAGCGCTATATCGACCTTATTGCAGAAGGATTTGATCTTGCCATTCGCATAGGGCAGCTCGAAGACACTTCATTAATGGTCCGCAAACTTGCCCCATTAAAATTAGGCTTCTACGCAGCCCCTTCCTACTTAGCCACACACCAAGCGCCTGAAGAACCTTCAGATCTAAGCCACCATCACTGCTTACTCTATACGGCCGTTAACCGTGCTCCCATTGGCGTATGGCACCTTAAAGATGCACAGGGGACCACCCACCGCATTAAGGTAAAAGGCCGTTTAAAAGCCAACAATGGGGATATATTGCGCCAAGCAGCTTGCCAAGGGTTGGGCATTGTCGCCCTACCCTCTTTCATGTTGGGTGATGATGTTAAACAGGGAAGGCTCAAACCCATTTTACCCCACTACCATTTTTCACAAGGGGGAATTCATGCTGTATTCCCCCCCAACCGAAACATGACGCGGCGGGTACGAAGTTTTATAGATTTTCTTCATCAACGTTGGCGACAGAATCGTCCATGGGACTAA
- a CDS encoding aminotransferase-like domain-containing protein: MGIRVARYQQLADQLQMGIEQGTYAPGDRLPSVRTLQRRLNLSVTTISSAYAELEKRGLAEAKPRSGYFARSPLQQPEPHPNAVDMEPVKVSQGPMARAVESAAMSDALVPLAGAILDDGLLPLEDIRRAVRTVMREDATSAMAYGPVAGSMKLRRALAQQPWGFPQPPGVGEILLTQGGMEAISLTLRAITRPGDAVVVESPSFYGFLQMIEKLGLYAMEVNTDPQTGMQPDDLAQALEDPRVRAVLSIPTFHNPMGATIPEENRQAIVELITQHQVPLIEDNIYGDLHYGSTHPTPMKAWDKEGWVIYVSSFSKVLGPGLRVGLCIPGPRYYQKITSLKMATTLTSSPLTQLTVAQLLNNGAYSRQVRHLRKKLSSNVQRFRHGVASYFPQETRMTQPKGGFTLWVELPEKVDGVALYEQAFSEGIAIVPGAVCSPSGRYRNCIRLSAGTLWSRRVEKAIIRLGEMCLQQMQES, translated from the coding sequence ATGGGTATCAGAGTCGCCCGTTATCAGCAGTTGGCCGATCAATTACAGATGGGTATTGAGCAGGGTACCTATGCCCCTGGGGATCGCCTGCCCTCTGTGCGTACGTTGCAACGGCGTTTAAACCTCAGTGTAACGACCATCTCCAGTGCCTATGCTGAGCTGGAAAAAAGAGGGCTGGCTGAAGCAAAGCCCCGTTCCGGATATTTTGCCCGTAGTCCCTTGCAACAACCTGAGCCACACCCCAACGCTGTAGATATGGAGCCTGTTAAGGTCTCCCAAGGTCCCATGGCGCGTGCGGTGGAATCCGCTGCGATGAGTGATGCCTTGGTCCCATTGGCGGGGGCTATTTTGGATGATGGTTTATTGCCTTTGGAGGATATTCGGCGGGCTGTGCGTACGGTCATGCGTGAAGATGCCACCTCTGCCATGGCCTATGGGCCTGTAGCAGGGAGTATGAAACTGAGGCGTGCACTGGCACAACAGCCATGGGGTTTTCCGCAACCACCAGGGGTGGGTGAGATTTTACTGACCCAAGGAGGGATGGAAGCCATCAGTCTGACCCTACGGGCCATTACAAGGCCAGGAGATGCGGTGGTAGTGGAATCCCCCAGTTTTTATGGCTTTTTGCAGATGATTGAAAAGCTGGGGCTCTATGCGATGGAGGTTAATACAGATCCCCAAACAGGCATGCAGCCCGATGATCTGGCGCAGGCTTTGGAGGACCCCAGGGTACGGGCCGTTCTCTCTATTCCGACTTTTCATAACCCCATGGGTGCGACCATTCCGGAAGAGAATCGTCAAGCGATTGTCGAGCTGATAACCCAGCATCAAGTCCCACTCATTGAAGATAATATTTATGGTGATCTTCACTATGGGTCTACACATCCAACCCCTATGAAAGCATGGGACAAAGAGGGGTGGGTTATTTATGTTTCCTCTTTTTCTAAAGTTCTGGGGCCAGGGTTAAGGGTTGGGTTGTGTATACCAGGTCCTCGTTATTATCAAAAAATTACAAGCCTTAAAATGGCCACGACCCTGACCTCATCTCCGCTGACGCAACTGACGGTTGCTCAGCTGTTAAACAATGGTGCCTACAGTCGTCAGGTCCGGCATTTACGTAAAAAACTGTCATCCAATGTTCAACGTTTTCGTCATGGTGTCGCCAGTTATTTTCCGCAGGAGACACGCATGACGCAGCCCAAAGGTGGCTTTACCTTATGGGTCGAGCTGCCTGAAAAGGTGGATGGTGTGGCGCTTTATGAGCAGGCTTTTTCTGAAGGTATTGCTATTGTCCCCGGTGCTGTATGTTCCCCTTCAGGGCGGTATCGTAACTGTATTCGTCTGAGTGCTGGCACACTTTGGAGCCGCCGGGTTGAGAAGGCGATTATACGGTTGGGTGAAATGTGCCTGCAGCAGATGCAAGAGAGCTGA